The Brassica oleracea var. oleracea cultivar TO1000 chromosome C7, BOL, whole genome shotgun sequence sequence AAAACAATATCTTGATGTGAATATTAACCTTTGTGATTTTTGTAATTTATGAGTTGTAAAGACGACAAAAGAAAAAGCCGAGAGATAATACTTTATTAATCTTTGATAAATCTTATTTTTACTTAAAAAGGAAGAAAAATTAATTGTTTCATTAACAAAATTTTGGCTTATATACGAACCGGGGTTTGGCCGGTTCATTGGGTCGCCGGTTTCTGGGTTTTTGACGGTTCGATAGAAATTTTTAACTGGTTCGATTTTAGTTGGGTTTTAGCATTAACCCAACCCGGATTATTTTCGGTTCATGGTTCAACCTGGTCCGACCGTCGGTTCGGTCCGGGTTTTAAAACACTGATTACAACCAATTTGTAAACGTATAATACAAGCACAATCCATTTGAATTACCTTCTTTTTTTTTATAACATGAACTCTTCAAGATAAACTTTCTTAAGCTAAACTCTTCCAAAGTTTAGATTTTATCAAGATAACCTAACTCTAAGCTAAAAATTTTCGAAGTCTAGACTTTAATCCTGCAAATCTCTGAAAGTATGTCACCACATATTTCACCGATTATGTCAACACCTAACACACATCCAATGATACCAACGAGCACATCAACACTAACACATAACACATTTGATCACCACAAGCTCCAAGTAACGATAAACTGCGTCAAACACATCCTCAACAACAATACCACAAGACCAAGACAACAGTATACTTCACCAGATACTACGTCAACACTCAACAAGCACACAATAAATCGAGAAAGGTACATCCCTGCTTATATAATAAACCAGAGACTTTTTCTCCAGATTCTTCCCATATAATTTAAGAAAATTTATTTTTCTTATATAGACACTTTCTTTCCAAGTAAAACTCTTTTGCTTAATAAGAAAAACGTCTATTTGTCTTCAACCACATATTCTATTTTCTTTTACAAATTCTAGCTAAGACACCTAATCACAATAGACAAACTCTTTATAACCAATTCACATCTCTGTTTTTATGGCGACACAAAGCTCCGCTAATTTCCAGTCGCCGTACTTTTCGCGTCTTATTCTAGAAACATTAGGGGAAGGATTTATCCACGCTTAAGTATATTTTCTGAGACGCTCAACGCTGCCGCAGCGTCAACTAAAATAACAGCCCTACCACAAGACCAAAGACAACGGTATACTTCACCAGACACTACGTCAACACCAACGGCAACACTCAACAAGTACACAATAAATCCTTCAATTTTCTCTTCGAGTTCTACCTTTCTCGTAAGGTACATCTCTGCTTATATAATAAACCACAGACTTTTTCTCCAGATTCTTTCCCATATACTTTAAGAAATTTTATTTTTCTTATATACGCACTTTCTTTGCAAGTAAAACCCTTTTGCTGAATAATAAAAACATCTATTTGTCTTTAACCACATATTCTGTTTTCTTTTACAAATTCTAGCTAAGACACCTAATCACAATAGACAAACTCTTTATAACCAATTCACAACTCAAATTATTGACACACGTATTGAACTATCTCATGAAGTATTTCACGAACTGGTACATAATACCTGAGAAACTTACGTCTTCAATAAATACTCATTTTAACCATTTTTTGAGAAAATATCTAGTTATAATATTATTTGTTCTTCAGAGAAAGAGAGATTGTGGAGGCGATTTAATTCTAAACTACTATTACAATATTTTAAATTTATTTATGCAATCATGTTTTTCTTTTTGCATGATTTCTTCCAATACTTATGAGTTTCTTAAATGGGTTCCATGGATTCAAAGATAATATATAGGCCACTGAATTAGTATTGTTGAGGGTGAAACAAAATAACACATGCACGCCTTCTTATTAGCTAGAACATTTTCTGAATTACAGAAGAACTTTTGCTCGAATTTCTTCTAGTATATAGTGTTTATTGCATGTTCTTAAGCTAGAATCAATATACCATTATTCTTATTTTACATAGTAGTGGTTGTATCATGAGAAGCTTTGAACGGGCAGCGTTGGGATGCTCTGCTCGTGTCTGAAGATGTTATGTGGATCAACCTTTGATTTAATCCTCACCAATCTTTCAAAATTGCCTTTGAAGTACTCAGCTCCCCAGATTTGAGCATTTTTGAAGTTAGATGTCGTGTTTTTCGTGTTCTGTCCCAGGTCTAGGTCTCTGTAGTTCACATAAGATTGTCTTGGATTGCTTGAGACATAAGGCGTCATGAAACTGTACAGCTCTCTGATCCAGTTAAGTTGTCTGCTCGGTCTCGTCCCAGTGTTTGAATTATAGAGAATCTTGAAGAGGGTTCCGCTTCTATGCGGGAAAGGGATCTCAGATTCAGAGATTTTAGCCATCATTCCACCGTAAGGAGTAAAAGCAACAAATGTACCAGGCTCTTGTTGAACCATTCTCTTGAAAATTCCTTTCAGAGCTAAAGCAGGGATAGGTTTCTTCACGATATCTCCCTTTGATTTGAAGGACGGATTCACTAAAGGTGACTTCACTTGAATCAAAGCCTCAATCGGAGTACCAGTCGGAAATTCACCATTGAAAATAACGGATTCAATCCATTTCATTTCGGTACAATCCTTCTCAGTTAGCCCTAGCTCCGGAAAAGCCTTCTTCATAATCTCAATCAAAGTGCCTCGGTCACCAAGAAACTGACCTCTGTACGATGCTGCCGCTGTATTGTTTCCACTGGCTCTGATTACCACTCGTATGAAGAGCTCTGCAACAAGCTTGTCTGCAATATGTTGCCACTTAGAAAGAGTCTTCAAGTCAGGGTCTTGTTCTAATGTTTTGGTAACGCTGAAGATGGTTAGGGTTTCAGGAACAAGAACAAGCTTGAGCTTCCATGCTAGAATTATCCCAAAACTCCCTCCACCGCCTCCTCTTATCGCCCAAAACATATCCTCACCCATCGAGCTTCTGTCGAGTAATTTACCATTTGCATCAACGATCTTTGCGTCTAGAACATTATCAGCAGCAAGACCATACTTCCTCATCAAGGCACCGTATCCACCTCCTGTTATGTATCCACCGACGCCTACAGTTGAGCACAAACCCGCTGGGAACCCATGGATCTTGCTCTTCTCCGCAATTCTGCAGTTAATCCAAAACAGATAATCACCCAAAATATTCAAAAGTGATATATTGTTTATTCTTATTGCGTTTTATATTAGCTT is a genomic window containing:
- the LOC106301960 gene encoding tetrahydrocannabinolic acid synthase-like, giving the protein MLMIAEMRLLKTAPLISYISFLALYIFSYTITPISSNYLQEDFIKCLHRNTHVNFPLEKTFFTPEKNASTFINVLEATAQNYRFLTKATPKPSFIFKPVHESHVQASVICSKKLGIHLRIRSGGHDFEAVSYVSQIETPFVLLDLSKLRQINVDIGENSAWVQAGATLGEVYYRIAEKSKIHGFPAGLCSTVGVGGYITGGGYGALMRKYGLAADNVLDAKIVDANGKLLDRSSMGEDMFWAIRGGGGGSFGIILAWKLKLVLVPETLTIFSVTKTLEQDPDLKTLSKWQHIADKLVAELFIRVVIRASGNNTAAASYRGQFLGDRGTLIEIMKKAFPELGLTEKDCTEMKWIESVIFNGEFPTGTPIEALIQVKSPLVNPSFKSKGDIVKKPIPALALKGIFKRMVQQEPGTFVAFTPYGGMMAKISESEIPFPHRSGTLFKILYNSNTGTRPSRQLNWIRELYSFMTPYVSSNPRQSYVNYRDLDLGQNTKNTTSNFKNAQIWGAEYFKGNFERLVRIKSKVDPHNIFRHEQSIPTLPVQSFS